The Gemmata palustris genome includes a region encoding these proteins:
- a CDS encoding c-type cytochrome: MTRGGVRSAWPAPLCLSVAFGLAVVGCQKKVENTDAGGPPVGNSRGGPPGGMGGPSAQDVLAKLPGGEEFAAGKKVYADNNCARCHKLGDTGGGMGRPPGMGGPPGGPGGPPGGPGGPPGGPGGPPGMGGPPGGPGGPPGMSGPDRTKTGAEAEHTTKWLSDHIRDPKSHSPTSRMPASGVDKISDADLKALVEYLASRK; this comes from the coding sequence ATGACTCGCGGTGGTGTTCGGAGTGCGTGGCCCGCGCCGCTCTGCCTGAGCGTGGCGTTCGGGCTGGCGGTCGTGGGGTGTCAAAAGAAGGTCGAGAACACCGACGCGGGCGGACCGCCGGTCGGTAATTCGCGCGGCGGACCGCCCGGGGGCATGGGCGGGCCTTCCGCGCAGGACGTCCTCGCCAAACTGCCCGGCGGGGAAGAGTTCGCGGCCGGCAAGAAGGTGTACGCGGACAACAACTGTGCCCGGTGCCACAAGCTCGGCGATACGGGCGGGGGAATGGGACGCCCACCGGGAATGGGCGGGCCTCCGGGTGGCCCCGGTGGACCTCCCGGGGGGCCAGGCGGACCGCCCGGAGGCCCGGGTGGACCTCCCGGAATGGGCGGGCCTCCGGGTGGCCCCGGTGGGCCGCCGGGAATGAGCGGACCGGACCGGACCAAGACAGGAGCCGAGGCCGAACACACAACAAAGTGGCTCAGCGATCACATCCGCGACCCGAAGTCCCACTCGCCGACGTCCCGAATGCCCGCGTCCGGGGTCGATAAGATCAGCGATGCTGACCTGAAGGCGCTGGTCGAATACCTCGCCAGTCGCAAGTAG
- a CDS encoding protein kinase domain-containing protein, whose amino-acid sequence MSITIRSDRHGSPDGAGAGRVALPETAAFPFLRAPALPGEFGRLGNYRVFRLIGSGGMGKVFFAEDMTLKRDVALKVMCLPPGEDVGSWWERFLREARALAAIKHPNLVTVYQTGEDRGTMFLAMELLKGESLESRLRNKTPLNYPELLRTAEEIATGLSAIHEHGLIHRDIKPGNIWLESGRDEQKRGGPAGSGSSVLPHVKILDFGLVREIHEDTHLTEAGAVVGTPAYMSPEQVRGWPLDPRTDLFSFGCVLYAMATGRPPFAATSPIAQAAALVADTPVPARKLNADVPESLSKLIAELLSKNPDSRPSSAAEVVKRLQDIRDGFDRDSDTEVMESARRSFWRRHRTALALVACAWVALAAVVLGVALTKGRGKAGPQGGGSGGAQVKETAPQSQFVSELPVLDTYVFPPPGHLPSHVDGKVRVRGVLAPHGIFMHGAPSFGKQMFASYAVDKMYARFQSEVAMADSSDEWGGPLMFVVTADGKEIWHSDVIGVGTPKESCDLDIQGVSVLTLGLRTLGNHRGAHGGWMEPRLVK is encoded by the coding sequence ATGTCCATCACCATTCGCAGCGACCGACACGGTTCACCGGACGGCGCGGGTGCGGGTCGGGTCGCGCTGCCCGAAACCGCTGCGTTCCCGTTCCTCCGCGCCCCCGCACTGCCCGGCGAGTTCGGCCGGCTCGGAAACTATCGCGTGTTCCGGCTCATCGGCTCCGGCGGTATGGGGAAAGTGTTCTTCGCCGAAGACATGACGCTGAAGCGCGACGTGGCCCTCAAAGTGATGTGCCTTCCACCGGGCGAGGACGTGGGGAGTTGGTGGGAGCGGTTCCTCCGCGAAGCCCGCGCGCTGGCCGCGATCAAGCACCCCAACCTCGTGACCGTGTACCAGACCGGCGAGGACCGCGGTACGATGTTCCTCGCGATGGAGTTGCTGAAGGGCGAATCGCTGGAATCGCGCCTGCGCAACAAGACACCGCTTAACTACCCTGAACTGCTGCGCACGGCCGAAGAGATCGCGACCGGGTTAAGCGCGATCCACGAACACGGGTTGATCCACCGCGACATCAAACCGGGCAACATCTGGCTCGAATCCGGGAGAGACGAACAGAAGCGCGGAGGGCCTGCCGGCTCGGGTTCGTCGGTCCTCCCGCACGTGAAGATCCTCGACTTCGGCCTGGTGCGGGAGATCCACGAAGACACGCACCTGACCGAGGCCGGTGCGGTCGTCGGCACACCCGCGTACATGTCGCCGGAGCAAGTGCGGGGGTGGCCGCTCGATCCGCGGACGGACCTGTTCAGCTTCGGGTGCGTGTTGTACGCGATGGCCACCGGGCGCCCGCCGTTCGCGGCAACCAGTCCGATCGCACAGGCCGCGGCGCTGGTCGCCGACACCCCGGTGCCGGCGCGGAAACTGAACGCCGACGTGCCCGAATCGCTCTCGAAATTGATCGCCGAGTTGCTGTCGAAGAACCCCGACAGCCGGCCCTCATCGGCCGCGGAAGTGGTCAAGCGCCTTCAGGACATTCGCGACGGCTTCGACCGCGATTCCGACACCGAAGTGATGGAATCGGCCCGGCGCTCGTTCTGGCGCCGGCACCGGACCGCACTCGCGCTCGTCGCGTGTGCGTGGGTCGCGCTGGCCGCGGTGGTACTCGGCGTGGCTCTCACAAAGGGACGCGGAAAGGCCGGCCCACAAGGTGGCGGTAGCGGCGGGGCGCAAGTGAAGGAGACCGCACCGCAATCCCAGTTCGTTTCGGAGCTGCCCGTGTTGGACACCTACGTGTTCCCGCCCCCGGGTCACCTCCCGTCGCACGTCGACGGCAAGGTCCGGGTCCGCGGGGTGCTCGCGCCGCACGGGATCTTCATGCACGGAGCCCCGTCGTTCGGCAAACAGATGTTTGCGAGCTACGCGGTTGACAAAATGTACGCGCGCTTCCAATCCGAGGTCGCGATGGCGGACTCTTCGGACGAGTGGGGCGGACCGCTCATGTTCGTCGTAACCGCCGACGGTAAAGAGATCTGGCACTCGGACGTCATCGGCGTCGGCACCCCAAAGGAGTCGTGCGACCTCGACATTCAGGGGGTCAGCGTTCTCACCCTCGGGCTGCGCACGCTCGGCAATCACAGAGGCGCCCACGGGGGCTGGATGGAACCGCGCTTGGTGAAATGA
- the tsaE gene encoding tRNA (adenosine(37)-N6)-threonylcarbamoyltransferase complex ATPase subunit type 1 TsaE, whose amino-acid sequence MTHILNISDLAATEAFGRRLGALLFPGAVIALIGQLGAGKTHLTRAIAEGLNVKNPAAVNSPTFVLIQEYPARLPIYHFDAYRLSGSREFAELGADEYFRGDGVCIVEWADKVNATFPSDHLRIEIEIIDANRRRFQIQATGETYHTLLKQLD is encoded by the coding sequence ATGACCCACATCCTCAATATCTCCGACCTCGCAGCCACGGAAGCCTTCGGGCGCCGGCTCGGCGCGCTGCTGTTCCCCGGTGCGGTCATCGCCCTGATCGGTCAACTCGGTGCCGGGAAAACGCACCTCACGCGCGCCATTGCCGAGGGCCTGAACGTGAAGAACCCGGCCGCGGTGAACAGCCCCACGTTCGTGCTCATCCAGGAGTACCCCGCGCGCCTGCCCATCTACCACTTCGATGCCTACCGCCTGAGCGGGTCGCGGGAGTTCGCGGAACTGGGGGCCGATGAATACTTCCGCGGTGACGGGGTGTGCATCGTCGAGTGGGCCGACAAGGTGAACGCGACGTTTCCATCAGACCACTTGCGCATCGAGATCGAGATCATCGACGCGAACCGACGGCGGTTCCAGATTCAGGCCACGGGCGAAACTTATCACACCCTGCTCAAACAGCTCGATTAG
- the prfB gene encoding peptide chain release factor 2 (programmed frameshift) → MNPDLRRRTDELCTRLTQLRDSLDVRGKTSARDQLEAKQAEPDFWNNQEKAKGVITQLKVLNSLLKPYEELTAAASDITAMAELADEDAAFEAELEPALVKAEHRYEAFELQAMMSGKHDSCSAIVSIKPGAGGTDACDWANIMFRAYQRWAATHGFDIPKDEIDIEPNLEAGVQSVSFKIVGPYAYGYMQSEIGVHRLVRISPFGGGDTRQTSFAAVDVLPELPDDIEIVVKDTDYEIQTFCTGGPGGQHQNKTQSGVRLIHKSGVRAESRTDKSQHKNKDNALKLLKARLYAIEEQKRIGDAVKSYDAKGEIAFGSQIRSYVMQPYTLVREERDGIDVKTPAVNDVLDGDFDQFMHAFLRHKTARANKTKSK, encoded by the exons ATGAACCCGGACCTGCGCCGACGCACCGACGAACTCTGCACCCGGCTCACCCAGTTGCGAGACTCTCTT GACGTGCGCGGCAAAACTTCCGCGCGCGACCAACTCGAAGCCAAGCAAGCCGAGCCCGACTTCTGGAACAACCAGGAGAAGGCGAAGGGCGTCATTACACAACTGAAGGTGCTGAATTCGCTGTTGAAGCCCTACGAGGAACTCACGGCAGCAGCCAGCGACATCACCGCGATGGCCGAGCTCGCGGACGAGGACGCGGCGTTCGAGGCCGAATTAGAGCCCGCCTTGGTGAAAGCCGAGCACCGGTACGAAGCGTTCGAGCTCCAAGCGATGATGAGCGGCAAGCACGACTCGTGCTCGGCGATCGTCTCGATCAAGCCCGGCGCCGGCGGTACCGATGCGTGCGACTGGGCGAACATCATGTTCCGTGCCTACCAGCGCTGGGCCGCGACCCACGGGTTCGACATCCCGAAGGACGAGATCGACATCGAACCGAACCTCGAGGCCGGGGTTCAGAGCGTGTCGTTCAAGATCGTCGGCCCCTACGCCTACGGGTACATGCAGTCCGAGATCGGCGTCCACCGGTTGGTGCGCATCAGCCCGTTCGGGGGCGGCGACACCCGACAAACCTCGTTCGCGGCCGTGGACGTGCTGCCCGAACTCCCCGACGACATCGAAATCGTCGTGAAGGACACGGACTACGAGATCCAGACGTTCTGCACCGGCGGCCCCGGCGGTCAGCACCAGAACAAGACGCAGTCCGGCGTGCGGCTGATCCACAAGTCGGGGGTCCGGGCCGAGAGCCGGACCGACAAGAGCCAGCACAAGAACAAGGACAACGCGCTCAAACTGCTCAAGGCGCGGCTCTACGCGATCGAGGAGCAGAAGCGCATCGGGGACGCGGTCAAGAGCTACGACGCGAAGGGCGAAATCGCGTTCGGGTCGCAGATCCGCAGCTACGTCATGCAGCCGTACACGCTCGTGCGCGAGGAGCGCGACGGCATTGATGTGAAAACCCCCGCCGTCAACGACGTCCTCGACGGCGACTTCGACCAGTTCATGCACGCCTTCTTGCGCCACAAGACGGCCCGCGCGAACAAGACGAAATCGAAGTAG
- a CDS encoding DUF1549 domain-containing protein translates to MKLFRYAAAVLLIGGALPAFAQEKLPDGAKVTKLDVHPTKIELSGPFAYSQLLVTATLDTGDVIDATRIAKVTVPKVATVNAAGLVRPAADGSGEITVTLAGTTATVPLAAKGFGEDKPVSFVTDVQPVLSKLGCNAGTCHGAQAGKNGFKLSLRGYDSLYDFRALTDDLEGRRFNRAAPEKSLMLMKPAGAVPHQGGVTMAAGDPNYELVRRWIAQGVKLDLDAVRVKSLEIFPKNPIIGRIGQKQQFAAIATYTDGRVRDVSAETFIESSNTEGATVDKTGLVATARRGETTMLARYEGAYAASTIVIMGDRSGFEWNQQPVRNYIDELVDAKLKKVKVQASAVSDDATFLRRVYLDLTGLPPTVDQVRQFVADTRETRAKREAVIDGLVGGDAFVEHWSNKWADMLMVNRKFLGDVGATAFRKWIRDAVAENRPYDKFAHQIITATGSNVENPPGAYYKTLRTPDAVMENTTQLFLAVRFNCNKCHDHPFEKWTQDQYFSLAAYFAQVGRTPDPKFRGQTLGGTAVEGAKPLVEIITDLKAGEIKHDRTSENAKASFPYPVPMKEPAGASRREEVAKWITSPQNQYFAKSYVNRVWSYLLGVGIIEPVDDIRAGNPATNPELLDKLTEDFVASGFDTQKLIKTICKSRTYQLSLATNKWNRDDEINYSHALARRLPAEVLFDTIHRATGSQSRLPGLPPGARAAQLLDSNVELPGGFLDIFNKPVRETSCECERGTGLNIGPIMAMVNGPVVGDAIKDPSNRLNRFVVAEKDDAKVADEIYLAVLNRLPTPAERKAAIAAIGAAATDHAKMLAEYMPKLDALNAHKATLDAKQAVWEEALKAQKPTAWTPLDVRRARAQMPDTTLTINKDGSILAGGKVVPDTDLYTVFGLTEIDKPITALRLEVLADPTLPVKGPGRADNGNFVLNEFRLTYKALDKPDVNAAAIKLKATAQIFAQDTFPAANAVDGNPVTGWATAPRFGADNAALFKFDKPVSGGAGVYFTAVLDQRYGGKHTVGKFRLSVTTDADPKLQSALTPAQIALLETPIDQRTPAQKDALRQMYLAQDKEYARLAAEAADAPPSDARVLGAQDLVWALINNPAFLFNH, encoded by the coding sequence ATGAAACTCTTTCGATACGCTGCGGCCGTGCTCCTGATCGGCGGTGCGCTTCCTGCATTCGCGCAAGAAAAGCTGCCGGATGGGGCAAAGGTAACGAAGCTCGACGTTCACCCCACGAAGATCGAGCTGAGCGGGCCGTTCGCGTACTCGCAACTGCTCGTGACCGCGACGCTCGACACCGGCGACGTCATCGACGCGACGCGCATCGCGAAGGTCACCGTGCCGAAAGTTGCGACCGTGAACGCGGCCGGGCTGGTGCGGCCGGCCGCCGACGGCTCGGGCGAGATTACAGTGACCCTCGCGGGCACCACCGCGACCGTGCCGCTGGCCGCGAAGGGGTTCGGCGAAGACAAGCCGGTCAGCTTCGTTACGGACGTGCAACCGGTGCTCAGCAAGCTCGGGTGCAACGCGGGCACCTGTCACGGCGCGCAAGCGGGCAAGAACGGCTTCAAGCTCTCGCTCCGCGGGTACGACTCGCTGTACGATTTCCGCGCGCTCACGGACGATCTCGAGGGGCGCCGGTTCAACCGCGCGGCGCCGGAAAAGAGCCTCATGCTGATGAAGCCGGCCGGGGCCGTGCCGCACCAGGGCGGTGTGACGATGGCGGCCGGCGACCCGAACTACGAACTCGTCCGCAGGTGGATCGCGCAGGGCGTGAAGCTCGACCTCGACGCGGTCCGCGTGAAGTCACTCGAAATCTTCCCCAAGAACCCGATCATCGGGCGCATCGGGCAGAAACAACAGTTCGCCGCGATCGCCACCTATACCGACGGTCGCGTGCGCGACGTGTCCGCCGAGACGTTCATCGAGAGCAGTAACACCGAGGGCGCGACCGTCGATAAGACCGGCCTGGTCGCGACCGCCCGGCGCGGCGAAACGACGATGCTCGCGCGCTACGAAGGGGCCTACGCCGCGAGCACGATCGTCATCATGGGCGACCGCTCGGGCTTCGAGTGGAACCAGCAGCCCGTTCGCAACTACATCGACGAGTTAGTTGATGCGAAACTGAAGAAGGTGAAAGTGCAGGCCAGCGCGGTGTCCGACGACGCCACGTTCCTGCGCCGCGTGTACCTCGACCTGACCGGGCTCCCGCCCACGGTCGATCAGGTGCGGCAGTTCGTCGCCGATACGCGCGAGACCCGTGCGAAGCGCGAAGCGGTGATCGACGGGCTCGTGGGCGGCGACGCTTTCGTCGAGCACTGGTCGAACAAGTGGGCCGACATGCTGATGGTGAATCGCAAGTTCCTCGGCGACGTCGGTGCGACCGCGTTCCGCAAGTGGATTCGAGACGCGGTGGCCGAGAACCGGCCCTACGACAAGTTCGCGCACCAGATCATCACCGCGACCGGCTCGAACGTGGAGAACCCGCCCGGCGCATACTACAAGACGCTCCGCACCCCCGACGCGGTGATGGAGAACACCACGCAACTGTTCCTCGCGGTGCGGTTCAACTGCAACAAGTGCCACGACCACCCGTTCGAGAAGTGGACCCAGGACCAATATTTCAGCCTCGCGGCGTACTTCGCCCAGGTCGGCCGCACCCCGGACCCGAAGTTCCGGGGCCAGACGCTCGGGGGCACCGCGGTCGAGGGCGCGAAGCCGCTCGTCGAGATCATCACCGACCTGAAGGCCGGCGAGATCAAACACGACCGCACCAGCGAGAACGCGAAGGCGAGTTTCCCGTACCCGGTACCAATGAAGGAACCCGCCGGGGCGTCGCGCCGCGAAGAGGTCGCGAAATGGATCACCTCGCCGCAGAACCAGTATTTCGCGAAGAGCTACGTGAACCGCGTGTGGAGCTACCTGCTCGGCGTCGGCATCATCGAGCCGGTGGACGACATCCGCGCCGGGAACCCGGCCACGAACCCGGAACTGCTCGACAAGTTGACCGAGGACTTCGTAGCGAGCGGGTTCGATACGCAGAAGCTCATCAAGACGATCTGCAAGAGCCGCACGTACCAGCTCTCGCTCGCGACGAACAAGTGGAACAGGGACGACGAAATTAACTACTCCCACGCCCTCGCACGGCGGCTCCCGGCCGAGGTGCTGTTCGACACGATCCACCGTGCGACCGGGTCGCAGTCGCGGTTGCCGGGTCTGCCCCCGGGCGCCCGCGCCGCGCAGTTGCTCGATAGCAATGTCGAGTTGCCCGGCGGGTTCCTGGACATCTTCAACAAGCCGGTGCGCGAGACCTCGTGCGAGTGCGAGCGCGGGACCGGGCTGAACATCGGGCCGATCATGGCGATGGTGAACGGTCCCGTCGTCGGGGACGCCATCAAAGACCCGAGCAACCGGCTCAACAGGTTCGTCGTTGCGGAGAAGGACGACGCGAAGGTGGCCGACGAAATCTACCTCGCGGTGCTGAACCGGCTCCCCACCCCGGCGGAACGGAAGGCCGCGATTGCCGCGATCGGCGCCGCCGCGACCGACCACGCGAAGATGCTCGCGGAGTATATGCCGAAGCTCGATGCGCTCAACGCGCACAAGGCTACACTCGATGCGAAGCAGGCCGTGTGGGAAGAGGCGCTGAAAGCACAGAAACCGACCGCGTGGACCCCGCTCGACGTGCGCCGCGCGCGAGCACAGATGCCCGACACCACGCTGACGATCAACAAGGACGGCTCGATTCTCGCGGGTGGTAAAGTTGTTCCAGACACCGATCTCTACACGGTCTTCGGCCTCACCGAGATCGATAAGCCGATCACCGCACTGCGGCTCGAAGTGCTCGCCGATCCGACCCTTCCCGTGAAGGGGCCGGGCCGGGCGGACAACGGTAACTTCGTGCTCAACGAGTTCCGCCTCACGTACAAGGCGCTCGACAAGCCGGACGTGAACGCGGCTGCGATTAAGCTGAAGGCGACCGCCCAGATCTTCGCTCAGGACACGTTCCCGGCGGCGAACGCGGTGGACGGTAACCCCGTCACCGGGTGGGCCACCGCGCCGCGGTTCGGCGCTGATAACGCGGCGCTGTTCAAGTTCGACAAGCCCGTGAGCGGGGGGGCCGGGGTTTACTTCACCGCGGTCCTGGACCAAAGGTACGGCGGGAAGCACACGGTCGGTAAGTTCCGGCTGTCGGTGACAACGGACGCGGACCCGAAGCTCCAGAGTGCGCTGACCCCGGCCCAAATCGCGCTGCTCGAAACGCCGATCGATCAGCGGACCCCGGCTCAAAAGGACGCGCTGCGGCAGATGTATCTGGCGCAGGACAAGGAATACGCCCGCCTCGCGGCTGAGGCCGCGGACGCGCCGCCTTCCGACGCCCGCGTGCTGGGGGCACAAGACCTGGTTTGGGCGCTCATCAACAATCCGGCGTTCTTGTTCAACCACTAA
- a CDS encoding SDR family oxidoreductase, producing the protein MNKLANKVAVVTGGGSGVGKSTAALFLKEGAKVVIAGRDGAKLAAVAQELNAGDSLRTLPTDVTKVEQCQALIDFATKTFGRVDILVNNAGTNIKDRTLRELTPEAWDMMIRTNLDGAFYCTKAVLPQMFDRKDGVIVNVVSVAGKRANPLGGAAYVAAKFAMGGLGLVLSNEEKDSGVRVSNVYPGEIDTPILAARPKPVSEEQRAVILKPEDVAEAVLFVASLPARVSIPELVIKPTVQMYW; encoded by the coding sequence ATGAACAAATTGGCCAACAAGGTCGCCGTGGTCACGGGCGGCGGGTCCGGCGTGGGCAAATCGACGGCCGCACTGTTCCTCAAAGAAGGGGCAAAAGTGGTGATCGCGGGGCGCGACGGCGCGAAGCTCGCAGCGGTGGCCCAAGAGCTAAATGCGGGCGATTCGCTCCGCACCCTCCCCACCGACGTGACCAAAGTCGAGCAGTGCCAGGCGCTCATCGATTTCGCCACCAAGACGTTCGGGCGCGTGGACATTCTGGTGAACAACGCGGGCACGAACATCAAGGACCGCACGCTGCGCGAACTCACGCCGGAAGCGTGGGACATGATGATTCGTACCAACCTCGACGGCGCGTTTTACTGCACGAAGGCCGTTTTGCCGCAAATGTTCGATCGCAAGGACGGCGTCATCGTGAACGTCGTCAGCGTCGCCGGGAAGCGGGCGAACCCGTTGGGCGGTGCGGCATACGTGGCGGCGAAGTTCGCGATGGGGGGACTGGGCCTCGTTCTCTCCAACGAAGAAAAAGACAGCGGCGTGCGCGTGAGTAACGTGTACCCCGGTGAGATCGACACCCCCATTCTCGCCGCGCGCCCCAAGCCGGTCAGTGAAGAGCAGCGGGCCGTCATTCTGAAGCCCGAGGACGTGGCCGAAGCGGTGCTGTTCGTCGCGAGCCTCCCGGCGCGCGTGTCGATCCCGGAACTGGTTATCAAGCCGACCGTGCAGATGTACTGGTGA